The following are from one region of the Klebsiella aerogenes genome:
- a CDS encoding HlyD family type I secretion periplasmic adaptor subunit codes for MNKSAEAIFPLAQDPDPVAEIADNERDEAELVKSRRLILLLTVLLVTTVVWAWFATLDEVSTGTGKVIPSSREQVLQTLDGGILTELNVREGSRVAAGQIVARLDPTRSESNVGESQAKYRASLAASIRLTAEVNNQPLVFPPSLKAWPGLLAEETRLYHSRRDQLTKSMRQLEQSLSLVNSELAINEKLAKTGAASNVEVLRLRQQAADIELKKIDLNTRYYVDAREQLSKANADVASLAEVIKGRADSVARLTVRSPVQGIVKNIKVNTIGGVIAPNGELMEIVPIDGRLLIEARISPRDIAFIHPDQKALVKITAYDYAIYGALNGVVETISPDTIQDEAKPEVYYYRVFIRTDHNYLENKRGKRFLIGPGMIATVDIKTGEKTVMDYLVKPFNRAREALRER; via the coding sequence ATGAATAAATCCGCTGAAGCGATTTTCCCGCTGGCGCAGGACCCCGATCCGGTTGCCGAAATAGCCGATAACGAACGGGATGAGGCCGAACTGGTTAAGTCGCGTCGCCTTATTCTTTTGCTGACGGTGCTGTTAGTGACCACTGTCGTGTGGGCGTGGTTCGCCACACTTGATGAAGTTTCTACCGGGACCGGGAAAGTCATCCCCAGCTCGCGCGAGCAGGTACTACAGACGCTGGACGGCGGGATTTTAACCGAGCTTAACGTCCGCGAAGGTAGCAGGGTGGCGGCCGGACAGATTGTCGCGCGTCTGGATCCCACCCGTAGCGAATCCAATGTTGGTGAGAGTCAGGCGAAATATCGTGCGTCATTAGCGGCGAGTATTCGCCTGACTGCCGAGGTTAATAATCAACCACTGGTATTCCCGCCGTCGTTGAAAGCCTGGCCGGGGCTGCTGGCGGAGGAGACCCGCCTCTATCATAGCCGTCGGGATCAGTTAACGAAGTCGATGCGTCAGCTTGAACAGTCGCTCTCTCTGGTGAACAGCGAGCTGGCAATAAATGAAAAACTGGCCAAAACCGGTGCTGCCAGTAACGTGGAGGTTCTGCGCCTGCGTCAACAGGCGGCCGATATTGAGTTAAAAAAAATCGATCTTAATACCCGCTACTACGTTGATGCTCGCGAGCAGTTATCGAAGGCCAATGCAGACGTCGCCAGCCTTGCCGAGGTGATTAAAGGCCGGGCGGATTCCGTTGCTCGCCTGACTGTGCGCTCACCGGTGCAGGGGATCGTCAAAAATATTAAGGTTAATACTATTGGCGGCGTTATCGCACCGAACGGCGAGCTGATGGAGATTGTGCCGATCGACGGCCGGCTATTAATTGAAGCGCGTATTTCACCGCGCGATATTGCTTTTATTCATCCCGATCAGAAGGCGCTAGTGAAAATCACTGCCTATGATTATGCCATCTATGGCGCGCTCAACGGGGTTGTTGAGACGATCTCCCCTGACACTATCCAGGACGAGGCAAAACCCGAGGTTTATTACTATCGGGTGTTCATCCGTACCGATCACAACTATCTGGAAAATAAACGCGGCAAGCGTTTTTTAATCGGCCCGGGGATGATCGCCACGGTTGATATTAAAACCGGCGAGAAGACGGTTATGGATTATTTGGTGAAACCATTTAATCGCGCGAGGGAAGCACTGAGAGAAAGGTAA
- a CDS encoding TolC family outer membrane protein, translating into MRLFQQQRIASVYRYSTIFLSLSVIFTANAEDFSFPPTNISTQRLNDSQQVIGYSEELINPQSHLSGPLDIGSAVKSAVNWHPAITQQVSKLQEQVQRVDVAKAKYYPQVSAGMNNGYSNSYSDSGYSPSLVVSVSQMLYDFGKVSSSVRAADAAVAQQQATVMLNIDQVAHDTASAVVQMQGYQKLVKIAQSQVDSLKQIGDLIRQRNDAGATSLSDVVQTDTRVEGAQATLIQYQAALERWKATLATYLGLGSITSVTDSVPQDMDAACAVSKIDYRTVPAVLAALAQATQAQAQLDNATAQMLPTISLEPQVTHYLNDNYANSAVLNKTQYSAWVKVEMPIYQGGALTASREAAQQILSAANAGIRNAQLDASQKLSASRDEALNLKQSIGIQRRQQQLGEQTRALYQDQYLQLGTRPLLDLLNVDQEIYQAQFSQVLTEAQLRTLELDCLFSTGKMRTVFALDNQSIQGVEIRP; encoded by the coding sequence ATGCGTCTATTTCAACAACAAAGGATTGCCAGCGTTTACAGGTACAGCACTATTTTCCTGTCATTAAGCGTGATATTTACGGCTAATGCGGAAGATTTTTCATTTCCGCCAACCAACATTAGCACGCAGAGATTAAACGATAGCCAACAGGTCATTGGATATTCTGAGGAGTTAATCAATCCCCAAAGCCATCTTTCTGGCCCGTTGGATATTGGCAGCGCGGTAAAATCGGCAGTCAACTGGCATCCCGCGATTACTCAACAGGTGAGTAAATTGCAAGAACAGGTGCAACGCGTAGATGTGGCGAAAGCCAAATATTATCCGCAGGTCAGTGCAGGTATGAATAATGGTTATAGTAATTCATACTCTGACTCCGGATATTCCCCATCGCTAGTCGTTTCCGTTTCGCAAATGCTCTACGACTTTGGCAAAGTCTCAAGCTCGGTCAGAGCGGCGGATGCCGCCGTAGCTCAACAGCAAGCGACGGTTATGCTTAATATCGACCAGGTCGCGCATGATACCGCCAGCGCAGTAGTGCAGATGCAGGGTTACCAAAAGCTGGTGAAAATCGCTCAGTCCCAGGTGGATTCGCTCAAGCAGATTGGCGATTTGATCCGCCAGCGTAACGACGCAGGGGCGACCTCGCTTTCTGATGTGGTGCAAACGGATACCCGCGTTGAGGGGGCGCAAGCGACGCTGATCCAGTATCAGGCGGCACTTGAACGCTGGAAAGCCACCCTGGCGACCTACCTTGGTCTCGGTAGCATTACGTCTGTCACCGATAGCGTCCCGCAGGACATGGACGCAGCCTGCGCCGTAAGTAAAATCGACTATCGTACCGTGCCTGCGGTACTAGCCGCTTTAGCGCAAGCCACGCAGGCACAGGCGCAGCTGGATAATGCCACCGCGCAAATGTTGCCGACCATCTCTCTTGAACCTCAGGTTACGCATTATCTTAACGATAATTACGCCAACAGCGCCGTATTAAATAAAACGCAATATTCGGCGTGGGTAAAAGTGGAAATGCCAATCTACCAAGGCGGGGCATTAACAGCTTCCCGCGAGGCGGCGCAGCAAATTTTATCCGCAGCCAATGCCGGGATCAGAAACGCGCAGCTTGATGCCAGCCAGAAATTGAGCGCTTCGCGCGATGAAGCGCTAAACCTCAAGCAATCAATCGGCATCCAGCGACGCCAGCAGCAGCTTGGCGAGCAAACCCGCGCACTCTATCAGGATCAATATTTACAGTTGGGCACGCGCCCGCTGCTGGATCTGCTTAACGTCGATCAGGAAATCTATCAGGCGCAATTCAGTCAGGTACTCACCGAGGCGCAGTTGCGAACTCTGGAGCTGGACTGCCTGTTCAGTACTGGAAAAATGCGCACCGTCTTTGCTCTGGATAATCAAAGTATTCAGGGTGTGGAGATCCGTCCATGA
- a CDS encoding type I secretion system permease/ATPase, translating into MSEQHHRSDIPYLLDWANAMAFVAGHYRQSYSPGTLHAAAEWATQKTLPDALKHLCRHAGLHCQFLNGHDRRISAWRLPLVVQLKDGQIGIIESFDLNNSVGIRFVKELTLLSQCPLDALLDEIEHTVAFRPASPEKDIRTESYLAGFQPDWLRKIVLKDLRPYMHVMLASLAINILALTGILFSMQVYDRVIPAQSYPTLYVLFSGVLIAAVFNFVLKITRGHVTDLLGKRGDIRISDRVFGHALRLKNSAVPRSTGSFISQLRELEQVREMMTSTMMTVIADLPFFILFQIVLFIVSPWLSWIAPVATILMLLPGFLLQKKLAELANKNQHEGTLRNAILVESIQGLPDIKMMQAESRFLQQWNSYVAITAESGVKTRKVTHGLVSWGMSIQNLLYATVVVVGAPLVINGDITTGAMVAASMLSSRMVAPMTALCGVLARWQQVKVAKASLDNLMSLPVEGGQDEPRIHRAVLHGNYEFRNAEFRYSKDNGPLPLRIKQLSIKAGEKIAILGRIGAGKSTLLQAMVGNVELAAGELRLDDLSLPQIDLADIRRNATLLTQEARLFHGTLRENLTMGRPMASDDELVAVLELCGALEFISKLPMGLEHLVMEGGIGLSGGQRQSLLLARSLLRDPNIILLDEPTSFFDERTEKAFVEQLEHWVGERTLIIATHKAAVLNIVDRILVIQDGQLALDKPKATVFEQEKARGQVVNI; encoded by the coding sequence ATGAGTGAACAACATCATCGCAGCGATATTCCCTATCTGCTGGACTGGGCCAACGCCATGGCTTTTGTCGCCGGCCATTACCGACAGAGTTACTCTCCGGGGACGCTACATGCAGCGGCGGAATGGGCGACGCAAAAAACGCTGCCTGATGCGCTTAAACATCTTTGCCGCCACGCCGGGCTGCATTGCCAGTTTCTCAACGGCCACGATCGGCGAATATCTGCATGGCGATTGCCGCTGGTGGTGCAACTCAAAGATGGACAGATTGGCATCATTGAAAGCTTCGATCTCAATAATTCGGTCGGCATCCGATTTGTTAAAGAGCTCACTTTACTTAGCCAGTGTCCGCTGGACGCATTACTGGATGAGATTGAACATACCGTGGCTTTTCGCCCGGCGTCGCCGGAAAAAGACATTCGTACTGAAAGTTACCTTGCCGGATTCCAGCCGGACTGGCTGCGTAAAATCGTCCTTAAAGATTTACGTCCATATATGCACGTTATGCTGGCGTCGTTGGCGATTAATATTCTGGCCCTGACCGGCATTCTATTTTCTATGCAGGTGTATGACCGGGTGATCCCGGCGCAATCTTATCCCACCTTATACGTACTATTTAGCGGCGTATTAATTGCCGCGGTATTTAACTTCGTCCTCAAAATTACTCGTGGGCACGTCACAGACCTGTTAGGCAAGCGGGGAGACATTCGTATTTCCGATCGCGTATTTGGCCACGCGTTACGGCTGAAAAATTCGGCGGTTCCGCGCTCAACAGGTAGCTTTATTTCTCAGTTGCGCGAGCTTGAGCAGGTGCGGGAAATGATGACCTCAACAATGATGACGGTCATCGCCGACCTACCATTCTTCATACTTTTCCAGATAGTCCTGTTTATTGTCTCGCCGTGGTTGAGCTGGATCGCGCCGGTAGCGACAATCCTGATGCTGCTGCCGGGTTTTTTACTGCAGAAGAAATTAGCGGAATTGGCAAATAAAAATCAGCATGAAGGTACGCTACGCAACGCCATTTTGGTGGAAAGCATTCAGGGCCTGCCGGATATCAAAATGATGCAGGCGGAAAGCCGCTTTCTGCAGCAGTGGAATAGCTATGTCGCCATTACCGCCGAATCGGGGGTGAAAACCCGCAAAGTTACCCACGGACTGGTGAGCTGGGGAATGTCGATTCAGAACCTGCTGTATGCCACGGTAGTCGTAGTCGGTGCGCCGTTGGTCATTAATGGCGATATTACTACCGGCGCAATGGTGGCGGCATCAATGCTATCAAGTCGGATGGTGGCGCCGATGACGGCGCTCTGTGGTGTTCTGGCGCGCTGGCAGCAGGTGAAGGTGGCAAAAGCGAGCCTCGATAATCTGATGTCTCTGCCGGTAGAGGGGGGGCAGGATGAACCGCGGATCCACCGTGCCGTCCTGCACGGTAATTATGAATTCCGCAACGCCGAGTTTCGTTACAGCAAGGACAATGGACCTCTGCCGCTGCGTATTAAGCAGCTATCCATCAAGGCCGGGGAAAAAATCGCGATTCTCGGGCGGATTGGCGCCGGTAAATCGACATTGTTGCAGGCGATGGTGGGTAACGTCGAGTTGGCGGCAGGGGAGCTGCGCCTCGACGATCTCTCACTGCCGCAAATTGATTTGGCGGATATTCGCCGCAACGCCACTTTGCTGACTCAGGAAGCCCGACTGTTCCACGGGACGCTGCGGGAAAACCTGACGATGGGACGGCCGATGGCGAGCGATGACGAGCTGGTGGCCGTACTGGAACTGTGCGGTGCGCTTGAGTTCATCAGCAAACTGCCGATGGGCCTTGAACATTTGGTGATGGAAGGGGGGATCGGCCTTTCCGGCGGGCAGCGACAATCGCTTTTGCTGGCGCGATCGCTACTGCGTGACCCTAATATTATTTTACTGGATGAACCAACCTCATTTTTCGATGAACGCACCGAAAAAGCCTTTGTCGAGCAACTGGAACATTGGGTGGGCGAACGTACGCTCATTATCGCCACTCATAAAGCCGCGGTACTCAATATTGTCGATCGCATTCTGGTGATTCAGGACGGACAGCTGGCGTTGGATAAACCGAAGGCGACGGTCTTTGAGCAAGAAAAAGCGCGTGGTCAGGTGGTGAATATATGA